A window of Flavobacterium flavigenum contains these coding sequences:
- a CDS encoding IS256 family transposase encodes MKKEDLLSDEFLKQFKTGEDLNGFLAQLQKRGIEAILSGELDSHLGYEKHEKTASSNSRNGFSNKKIKTSFGESDIQVPRDREASFNPMIIPKRQSMIDGLENVIISLYAKGMTVSDIEEQIREVYKFDISTSTISRITESVSNDITAWQNRPLEPVYLIVWMDGIVFKVRENSKVINKTIYLAVGLNREGKKEVLGMWLGKNESASFWLGVLTDLKARGVEDILITATDNLNGFTQTIKNVFPESQTQICVVHQIRNSARYVVWKDKKEFSKDMKQIYDAPTKEAAKAALEDFAFKWNQKYPYAVKSWQENWEELTVFFDFPIEIRKIIYTTNLIENLNGKVRKYTKNKLSFPTDEAVLKSVYLALREATKKWTMPIHNWGLILNQFLTIFEKRVQL; translated from the coding sequence ATGAAAAAAGAAGATTTATTATCAGATGAATTTTTAAAACAATTCAAAACAGGTGAAGACCTAAACGGTTTTCTGGCTCAATTACAAAAACGAGGAATAGAAGCTATTCTATCGGGGGAGCTGGATTCTCATCTAGGATATGAGAAACACGAAAAGACAGCTTCATCGAATTCTCGTAATGGTTTTTCCAATAAGAAAATAAAAACTTCATTTGGAGAATCAGACATTCAGGTTCCCAGGGACAGGGAAGCTTCTTTTAATCCCATGATTATTCCAAAACGTCAAAGCATGATTGATGGATTAGAGAATGTAATTATCTCTCTTTACGCCAAAGGAATGACTGTTAGTGATATTGAAGAACAAATAAGAGAAGTCTATAAATTTGACATATCAACCTCCACTATTTCCAGAATTACCGAATCAGTTTCCAATGATATAACAGCTTGGCAAAATCGCCCGTTAGAACCTGTTTATTTAATCGTTTGGATGGATGGGATTGTCTTTAAAGTTCGAGAGAACTCAAAGGTTATTAACAAAACTATTTATCTTGCTGTTGGTCTGAATCGAGAAGGAAAAAAAGAAGTTTTAGGCATGTGGTTAGGCAAGAATGAAAGTGCCAGCTTTTGGTTAGGGGTTTTAACAGATTTAAAAGCCAGAGGTGTTGAGGATATATTAATTACAGCTACAGATAACCTAAACGGCTTTACTCAGACTATTAAAAATGTATTCCCTGAATCACAGACTCAAATCTGTGTAGTACACCAAATACGTAACTCAGCGCGTTATGTAGTATGGAAAGATAAAAAGGAGTTCTCTAAAGATATGAAGCAGATTTATGATGCTCCAACTAAAGAAGCTGCTAAAGCTGCTCTTGAAGATTTTGCCTTTAAATGGAATCAAAAATATCCTTATGCCGTTAAATCCTGGCAGGAAAACTGGGAAGAACTTACAGTCTTTTTTGACTTCCCTATAGAAATTAGGAAAATAATTTATACCACTAATCTAATTGAAAATCTAAATGGAAAGGTTAGAAAATACACCAAAAATAAATTATCATTCCCCACAGATGAAGCTGTTTTAAAATCTGTATATTTGGCTTTAAGAGAAGCTACCAAAAAATGGACAATGCCAATCCATAATTGGGGATTAATACTCAATCAGTTCTTAACTATATTTGAAAAAAGGGTTCAACTTTAA
- a CDS encoding TonB-dependent siderophore receptor: MKHLFLFALLFLTGIQSIQSQTINEKIRDSIAKDSVETEAKRNELQTVEIIGRSTKKYYSDYSFAATKTAALNKDIPQSISTVTKELIADKAAFYLADAVKMTSGVIPASYYNQYTIRGISQNEEGQIINGMRTRQYYFLQPLTTNIERVEVIKGPSSATFSSVDPGGSINMVTKKPLATEHKEVSMSVGSFSTLRGTLDFTGPLNESKTLLYRVNGAYQEAKSFRDLVNNKSFLISPSFSYIPNEKTAINTELILSDMKGILDRGQPIFGAVAGVTDLNKTPISLNLGAPSDFFRSKEMILMTNFAHKFNSKISFNASYMKQTWTEDLQEHRTTNAFAVDMNNQPVTSLAMMQFVQRQQNWDIDNLSAYLNFDLKTGKLNHKLLTGYDLSSWNKNIGGGQNAARGYLLNDGTVAASFVPANASNYQTTTIDGVVLPKPNVTYFNLNNPKYTVTSPEDYTLNVRTALPSALTTTNAIYIQDQIQLAKFTFLLGLRKEWFEDITNYKANNELTVKKSDLLPRVGVTYAVNNSINVYTTYLEGYQPQSNTVTLMPQTGSLPAGSQFDPLESNLKEVGFKATFFNNSMSFNAAVYEINQRNILMNANDPLNPDLLVTRGAERSRGFEFDLAGYIIPDWQINASYSYIDAQITNDRNVSLIGARKQNTPKNSANLWTRYNFRSDSALDNFGIGAGMQYQSSKIPWFTRDFTIPDFTIFDAAIYYKPTKSNMQIAMNVGNVFNRTYWLGAQNYLRLFPGAPRNATLTVTYKF; encoded by the coding sequence ATGAAACATCTATTTTTATTTGCCTTATTATTTTTAACAGGCATACAGTCTATACAATCCCAAACGATTAACGAAAAAATAAGGGATAGCATTGCGAAGGATTCTGTTGAAACGGAAGCTAAGCGAAATGAGTTACAAACAGTTGAAATTATTGGTCGTTCTACAAAAAAATATTACAGTGACTATTCTTTTGCAGCGACAAAAACCGCAGCATTAAACAAAGATATCCCACAATCTATTTCGACTGTAACCAAAGAATTAATTGCAGATAAAGCCGCTTTCTATCTGGCCGATGCCGTAAAAATGACAAGCGGTGTTATTCCGGCGAGTTATTACAATCAATATACGATTCGCGGTATCAGCCAAAATGAGGAAGGCCAAATCATCAACGGAATGCGAACACGACAGTATTATTTTTTACAGCCACTGACTACTAATATTGAACGTGTAGAAGTCATAAAAGGTCCTTCGAGCGCTACATTCTCTTCTGTAGATCCGGGCGGAAGCATCAATATGGTTACCAAAAAACCTTTGGCAACAGAACATAAAGAAGTCAGCATGAGTGTTGGAAGTTTCAGTACTTTACGAGGAACTTTGGATTTTACAGGTCCGCTAAACGAATCCAAAACATTATTGTATCGTGTAAACGGTGCGTATCAGGAAGCCAAATCTTTTCGTGACCTGGTGAATAATAAATCTTTCCTGATCTCGCCATCTTTCAGTTATATTCCGAATGAAAAAACGGCTATCAATACTGAATTGATCCTGAGCGACATGAAAGGAATTTTAGACAGAGGACAGCCCATTTTTGGTGCCGTTGCCGGAGTGACAGATTTGAACAAAACCCCAATAAGTTTGAATCTGGGTGCTCCGAGCGATTTTTTCAGGTCGAAAGAAATGATTCTGATGACGAATTTTGCACATAAATTCAATTCTAAAATTAGTTTCAATGCTTCGTACATGAAACAAACCTGGACAGAAGATCTTCAGGAACACAGAACGACCAATGCTTTTGCCGTAGATATGAATAACCAGCCGGTAACAAGCCTGGCCATGATGCAATTTGTACAGCGCCAGCAAAATTGGGACATTGATAATTTGAGCGCTTACTTAAACTTCGATTTAAAAACCGGAAAACTGAACCATAAATTATTGACGGGTTACGATTTAAGCAGCTGGAACAAAAACATAGGCGGAGGACAAAATGCAGCCAGAGGTTATCTGCTAAATGACGGCACCGTTGCAGCTTCTTTTGTACCCGCAAATGCTTCTAATTACCAAACGACCACTATCGACGGAGTTGTTCTGCCAAAACCAAATGTGACTTATTTCAATTTGAACAATCCGAAATATACCGTTACAAGCCCCGAAGACTATACTTTAAATGTTAGAACTGCTCTGCCATCAGCATTGACCACTACAAATGCGATTTATATTCAGGATCAGATTCAGTTGGCAAAATTTACTTTTTTATTAGGCTTAAGAAAAGAATGGTTCGAGGATATTACGAATTACAAAGCAAACAATGAACTGACTGTAAAAAAATCGGATTTGCTGCCAAGAGTTGGGGTAACGTATGCCGTAAACAATTCAATAAATGTTTATACGACTTACCTGGAAGGCTATCAGCCACAATCGAACACAGTGACTTTGATGCCTCAGACCGGAAGTTTACCTGCCGGAAGCCAGTTTGATCCTTTAGAAAGTAATTTGAAGGAAGTCGGATTTAAAGCTACTTTCTTCAATAATTCAATGAGTTTTAACGCGGCTGTTTACGAAATCAACCAGCGGAATATTTTGATGAATGCTAATGATCCCTTAAACCCTGATTTATTGGTAACAAGAGGAGCCGAAAGAAGTCGTGGTTTTGAGTTCGATTTGGCCGGTTACATTATTCCTGATTGGCAAATTAATGCTTCTTACAGTTATATTGATGCTCAAATTACCAATGATCGCAATGTTTCATTAATTGGCGCCAGAAAACAAAATACACCGAAAAACAGTGCCAACTTATGGACACGATACAATTTCAGATCTGATTCTGCTCTGGACAATTTCGGAATTGGAGCGGGAATGCAATACCAAAGCAGCAAAATTCCATGGTTTACCAGAGATTTTACAATTCCGGATTTTACCATTTTTGATGCTGCGATTTATTACAAACCCACTAAAAGTAACATGCAGATTGCTATGAATGTCGGCAATGTTTTTAATAGAACCTATTGGCTTGGCGCGCAAAACTACCTTCGATTATTTCCCGGTGCACCACGAAATGCGACGCTTACCGTAACTTATAAATTTTAA
- a CDS encoding ABC transporter ATP-binding protein: MLTAVNLTKKYGDQIALNTLNLTINKGEIFALLGQNGAGKTTTINLFLGFIKPTEGEIKINDISVVTDADKTKKDVAYIPETVMLYPNLTGLENLKFFSSLAGFKYSNGELTYFLTKAGLQITAHDQNLGGYSKGMRQKVGIAIAIAKKAKVLLLDEPTSGLDPKASNEFSQILKELSADGTAILMATHDIFRAREVATHIGIMKQGNLVTVIEAEKISANELENLYLQTV; this comes from the coding sequence ATGCTCACAGCAGTAAACCTGACTAAAAAATACGGTGACCAAATTGCTTTAAACACTTTAAATTTAACCATCAACAAAGGTGAAATTTTTGCACTTTTAGGACAAAATGGTGCCGGAAAAACCACTACTATAAACTTGTTTCTCGGATTTATAAAACCTACCGAAGGCGAGATTAAAATAAATGATATTTCGGTTGTTACCGATGCTGATAAAACTAAAAAAGATGTGGCTTACATTCCAGAAACAGTCATGTTATATCCAAATCTTACGGGTCTTGAAAACCTGAAATTCTTTTCTTCCCTTGCCGGATTCAAATATTCAAACGGAGAACTGACTTATTTTTTAACCAAAGCCGGTCTGCAAATTACTGCTCACGATCAAAACTTGGGAGGCTACTCAAAGGGTATGCGCCAAAAAGTAGGCATCGCAATCGCCATTGCTAAAAAAGCAAAAGTACTATTGCTTGATGAACCAACGAGCGGTCTTGATCCTAAAGCATCAAATGAATTTTCGCAGATTTTAAAAGAACTTTCGGCTGACGGAACAGCAATTTTAATGGCAACACACGATATTTTCAGAGCAAGGGAAGTCGCAACACACATTGGCATTATGAAACAGGGAAATCTGGTAACTGTCATCGAAGCCGAAAAAATTTCTGCCAATGAACTTGAAAATCTGTATTTACAAACTGTTTAA
- a CDS encoding RagB/SusD family nutrient uptake outer membrane protein — protein MITTISTKTKKSTVLWVIALVFGLSSCSDYLDVQPEDKLVDEQMYRNIYDADAAVIGVYGKFMALAEKNIILNEMRADLMTTTRNSSPYLKEISEHNVSADNPYANPKDFYVVIQNCNNVLKNFDMMLEKKRFTQEQYAQRYSDIGAIRSWVYLQLGIHYGNVPYITEPIETIEDVKNISKYPKLPFNQLLDQLITFTENLPYKKVYETTSSLMINIDGYYTEKFFINKECLLGDLQLWKGNYNKAAIHYKNVMETSSNSSSDTERFDMYRVKYAEVVSHDDLAVGYRRDFEADASSLINSDNQGWRSIFGRDRDVLWNTEWIWSLPFENNFAPKNPFIKLFSNKNGDYLVKPSQSAIQLWSNQTQSNNIPYDARGQKFTYNIVNGDPVIMKYLYKSEAVASTGIANTKGQWFLYRAAKLHLRYAEAANRDGQQKVAYAILNKGISTTYTPPADPALTDVTNIQQTFLPFPYDFDARKGDYPFFRGTWHRGGGIRGRAYLKNVGAVGDDVITTENNIIQEDALELAYEGNRWEDLVRIALRRNDPAFLADKVHDKLKQEGNTNADAVRSKLMNINNWYLPFNW, from the coding sequence ATGATAACAACAATTAGTACAAAAACAAAAAAAAGCACCGTATTATGGGTGATAGCTCTCGTATTTGGCTTGAGCTCCTGTTCAGACTATTTAGATGTACAGCCTGAAGATAAACTTGTTGATGAGCAAATGTACCGCAATATATATGATGCAGATGCAGCTGTAATAGGTGTTTATGGGAAATTTATGGCACTTGCAGAAAAAAACATTATTCTGAATGAAATGCGTGCTGACCTGATGACGACAACCCGAAATTCAAGTCCTTATCTGAAAGAGATTTCAGAACATAATGTTTCAGCAGATAACCCTTATGCAAATCCTAAAGATTTTTATGTGGTAATCCAAAACTGTAATAATGTGCTTAAAAATTTCGATATGATGCTCGAAAAAAAGCGATTTACGCAAGAACAATACGCACAGCGTTATTCTGATATTGGGGCGATTCGAAGCTGGGTGTACCTGCAATTAGGAATTCATTATGGAAACGTTCCGTATATCACAGAACCAATTGAAACCATAGAAGATGTTAAAAACATTTCGAAGTATCCAAAATTACCGTTCAATCAATTATTGGATCAACTCATTACCTTTACAGAAAACCTGCCTTACAAGAAAGTGTACGAAACCACCAGTTCTTTAATGATCAATATTGACGGTTATTACACTGAAAAATTCTTCATCAACAAAGAGTGCCTTTTGGGGGATTTACAGCTTTGGAAAGGAAACTATAATAAAGCTGCAATTCATTACAAAAACGTTATGGAAACATCATCTAATAGTAGTAGTGACACTGAACGTTTTGATATGTACAGGGTAAAATATGCAGAGGTTGTAAGTCACGACGATTTAGCAGTTGGATATAGAAGAGACTTTGAAGCTGATGCTTCTTCGTTAATCAATAGCGACAATCAGGGCTGGAGATCTATTTTTGGTAGAGACAGAGATGTGTTGTGGAATACGGAATGGATTTGGTCTCTACCTTTTGAAAATAATTTTGCACCAAAAAACCCTTTCATTAAGTTATTTTCAAACAAAAATGGAGACTATTTGGTGAAACCCTCCCAAAGTGCTATTCAGTTGTGGAGTAATCAAACACAAAGCAACAATATCCCTTACGATGCCCGTGGACAAAAATTCACCTACAATATTGTAAATGGTGATCCTGTTATTATGAAATATTTATATAAAAGTGAAGCAGTGGCTTCAACCGGAATAGCCAATACAAAAGGACAATGGTTTTTATACCGTGCCGCAAAATTACATCTACGCTATGCAGAAGCAGCAAACAGAGACGGCCAGCAAAAAGTAGCATATGCCATTTTAAATAAAGGCATTAGCACTACTTATACTCCACCAGCAGACCCTGCACTGACAGATGTTACTAATATCCAACAAACTTTTCTACCATTCCCTTACGATTTTGACGCTCGTAAAGGTGATTATCCTTTTTTTAGAGGAACATGGCATCGTGGTGGAGGAATTCGTGGTCGTGCCTATTTAAAAAATGTGGGAGCTGTTGGAGATGATGTGATTACCACTGAAAATAATATTATCCAGGAAGACGCATTAGAATTAGCATATGAAGGAAACCGTTGGGAAGATTTGGTTCGTATTGCTTTACGTAGAAACGACCCGGCTTTTTTAGCTGATAAGGTTCACGATAAACTCAAACAAGAAGGAAATACAAATGCTGATGCAGTACGTTCTAAACTAATGAATATTAATAATTGGTATTTACCCTTTAACTGGTAA
- a CDS encoding winged helix-turn-helix transcriptional regulator — translation MDVPYTRKVVTSDKTCSKESCLSALLPVRDALEVLNGRWKLPILIALSDRPKRFKEISRDLDGITDKMLSKEFKDLEINKLVIRTVYDTFPPTVEYRKTLHSQSLGNVIMALKDWETLHRKEIIGK, via the coding sequence ATTGATGTTCCTTATACACGGAAGGTTGTTACATCTGATAAAACCTGTTCAAAAGAATCCTGTTTAAGTGCCTTATTACCGGTAAGGGATGCCCTGGAAGTACTCAACGGAAGATGGAAATTGCCAATCCTTATTGCTTTGTCCGATCGCCCCAAAAGATTCAAGGAAATTTCGAGGGATCTGGATGGAATCACCGATAAAATGTTATCGAAAGAGTTCAAAGATCTGGAAATAAACAAACTGGTTATAAGAACGGTTTATGACACTTTTCCTCCAACTGTTGAGTACCGAAAAACATTGCACAGTCAATCTTTGGGAAATGTCATAATGGCCTTAAAAGACTGGGAAACTTTACACCGAAAAGAAATCATTGGAAAATAG
- a CDS encoding fasciclin domain-containing protein — MITLKINYKTFLVSMLTVTLFSCSDPWSDRESNGDQSLNTTLTEAITNTSETSKFGELLTKTGYDKILSASKTYTVFAPSNEAIAQLDAAILNNPEALSAFVANHVTLTSYSSVRTEETVQIKMLSNKYLTFKGNNLISNATIVSADHYAKNGVFHIINHILAPQKNIWEYIKSQTGSSSMSDYLVSLDDFYIYPSDSIAKVNTTPGIFADSLSNSFLKNVYNVNNEKNSYTLFLIENEGYNAEVEILRPYLRKKSIDSTTKYSRYFTVRDMVFPKAYKLNELPDELITRFGAKVTIDKTQIIGEPIVLSNGIVYRMKKMDVPLKDRLVPTIIQGEKNPGFFPSDLRGKMMYRDLKDPGGVSFNDLYVKNTKVSNAFLLYLATDIYSMKYRVYWRAINNQSTIFQQRVGVFNNNIVEYLPYIPVAVNFYEEVYIGDFDIKQSGDLITYLSANPTTADGTNSLTLDYLKFIPDVK; from the coding sequence ATGATCACATTAAAAATAAATTATAAAACATTCCTTGTCAGCATGCTGACAGTCACTTTATTTTCGTGCTCAGATCCTTGGTCAGATCGTGAAAGTAACGGAGACCAAAGTCTAAATACTACTCTTACTGAAGCTATTACAAATACTTCAGAAACATCGAAATTTGGAGAGTTATTAACAAAAACAGGATATGACAAAATTTTGTCTGCCTCTAAAACGTATACCGTTTTTGCGCCTTCTAATGAAGCTATTGCCCAACTGGATGCTGCGATTCTTAATAATCCTGAAGCCTTGTCTGCTTTTGTAGCCAACCATGTTACATTGACTTCTTATTCTTCTGTAAGAACTGAAGAAACTGTACAAATAAAAATGCTTAGTAATAAGTATTTAACCTTTAAAGGAAACAATCTAATTTCTAATGCTACTATTGTTTCTGCAGATCATTATGCAAAAAACGGTGTTTTTCACATTATCAATCATATCCTCGCTCCACAAAAGAACATTTGGGAATATATCAAATCTCAAACTGGTTCTTCTTCTATGAGTGATTATTTGGTAAGCCTTGATGATTTTTACATTTATCCATCAGACAGTATTGCAAAAGTAAATACAACTCCAGGGATTTTTGCAGACTCCCTGAGCAACTCTTTTTTAAAAAATGTATACAATGTCAATAACGAAAAGAATTCTTACACATTATTTCTAATTGAAAACGAAGGTTATAACGCTGAAGTTGAAATCCTTAGACCATATTTGCGAAAAAAATCTATCGATTCAACCACAAAGTATTCCAGATATTTTACAGTAAGGGATATGGTTTTTCCAAAAGCCTATAAATTAAATGAATTGCCAGACGAATTAATTACTCGTTTTGGGGCAAAAGTAACGATAGATAAAACTCAAATTATAGGAGAACCTATTGTTTTGAGTAATGGAATTGTATACCGTATGAAAAAAATGGATGTTCCATTAAAAGATCGTTTAGTTCCTACTATCATTCAAGGAGAGAAAAATCCAGGATTCTTCCCTTCTGACTTAAGAGGCAAAATGATGTATCGCGATCTTAAAGATCCTGGAGGAGTTTCATTTAACGATCTCTATGTAAAAAATACCAAAGTTTCGAATGCCTTTCTGCTCTATCTGGCTACTGATATATACAGTATGAAATACAGAGTATACTGGAGAGCCATAAACAATCAGTCAACTATTTTTCAACAACGTGTAGGCGTATTCAATAATAATATTGTAGAATATCTCCCATATATCCCTGTAGCTGTAAATTTTTATGAAGAAGTATATATCGGAGACTTTGATATAAAACAATCTGGCGATTTAATAACTTACCTCTCTGCCAACCCTACCACTGCTGATGGTACTAATTCACTTACGCTTGATTATTTAAAATTTATTCCTGACGTTAAATAA
- a CDS encoding SusC/RagA family TonB-linked outer membrane protein — translation MLKNLQLTCAITIFFAGSLSVSLYAQTDQDSTLTKVTTAPKIKNGIMVKGIVKDAKTKGGLSGINVVVKDFSAAITNDDGSFEINVPHLEVLLTVSGQEFQTKVFPLKNRNTDLEIFLYEAYYSPTYQVANMPTGEELQYGSTKAVNVVNFKTNQWSSPVKESVGDFLQGRVAGLNSIRRSGVPGSGAYLNLRGFTSLYGSNKPLIIVDGMIYDDEDYGSGIIQNNTSSPLDNLDVKDIENITVLKDDSALYGAKGANGVLIINTTRPTELTTKIDFTMYGSTNQTPDQLPVMGADAYRTHISQLEATRGISQDQITALPYMNDNPLVPGYYKYHNQTNWQDKVFKSSVSQNYFLKVRGGDDIAKYGLSVGYLNNQGIVENTESKRYSTRLNASLRLTETLYVDANMSFINNLQEQRDQGFAYKTSPIYLGLTKSPFLSPNAIDDNGNVSPNLADTDDFNVSNPRAIINDGIGTNKNYRFFGNLNFKYNISNAFNINALFGLTYNKERESFFIPDKGVADIILPTAIAKNRSGSEVQIYNSIFTDIYANYLKRFKENHKVDVRFGFRTQSNHSESDLGLGYNSATDDFTSVGAGSNLLRQVGGALGEWNWLNIYASANYNYLDKYFLTTSYAVDGSSRFGDKANGKNKLSLMTAITGAWLVSAENFMKNSKTIDYLKLRGTISESGNDDIGNFTAQKYYVSQNLLGVQGLVSGNIGNPNLQWETVKKFNVGADLGLFNERINLSMDFYRKKTDNMIVYESVSGLSGFDYVVSNSGQMKTLGAEMSLNSRVISSPDFTFDFGLNLATYKNEVQSLPNGDILTQFGGATYITSVGHDANLFYGLKTNGVYSTTTEAQADGLSRRLTNGELVPFAGGDVRFTDTNGDKVIDDKDRMNIGNPNPDLTGSITTNFTYKRFSLQGLFAFSIGNDIYNGLRYNLEKMSGYENQSVAVANRWRAEGQQTDMPKATWGDPMGNADFSDRWIEDGSYLRLKTLVVGYDFNVEKMNYIKAIKIYATANNLFTLTDYLGYDPEFSPTSSIFGQGADTGLAPQFKSFQLGLRLGL, via the coding sequence ATGTTAAAAAATTTACAACTAACCTGTGCGATAACCATTTTCTTTGCCGGAAGCCTTAGTGTCTCCTTATACGCTCAAACCGATCAGGATTCAACTCTAACAAAAGTAACCACGGCTCCAAAAATAAAAAATGGAATTATGGTCAAAGGTATTGTCAAAGATGCTAAAACAAAAGGAGGTCTATCAGGAATAAATGTAGTAGTGAAAGACTTTTCGGCAGCAATTACCAATGATGATGGTAGTTTTGAAATAAACGTACCTCATCTGGAAGTACTGCTTACTGTAAGCGGACAGGAATTTCAAACCAAAGTTTTTCCACTTAAAAACAGAAATACAGATTTAGAAATCTTCTTGTATGAAGCCTATTATTCTCCTACCTATCAAGTTGCCAATATGCCTACAGGAGAAGAACTGCAATACGGATCTACAAAAGCCGTAAATGTGGTGAATTTTAAAACCAATCAATGGTCAAGCCCTGTTAAGGAATCTGTTGGAGACTTTCTTCAGGGAAGAGTCGCCGGACTAAACAGTATCAGAAGATCCGGAGTTCCCGGCTCAGGTGCTTATCTTAACCTAAGGGGGTTTACTTCTTTATATGGATCAAACAAACCATTGATTATTGTAGATGGAATGATTTATGACGATGAAGATTATGGTTCCGGAATTATACAAAATAACACTTCTTCTCCATTAGACAATCTTGATGTTAAAGATATTGAAAACATTACTGTTCTTAAAGATGATAGTGCCCTTTACGGAGCCAAAGGAGCTAACGGAGTATTGATTATCAACACCACACGCCCTACAGAATTGACAACTAAAATTGATTTTACTATGTACGGAAGTACCAATCAAACACCTGACCAATTACCGGTTATGGGTGCTGATGCTTATCGCACACATATTTCACAGTTAGAAGCTACACGCGGAATTTCGCAGGATCAAATTACAGCTCTTCCTTATATGAACGATAATCCTCTAGTTCCGGGATACTATAAATATCACAACCAAACCAACTGGCAGGACAAAGTTTTCAAATCGAGTGTAAGCCAAAATTATTTCCTTAAAGTTCGCGGAGGTGATGATATTGCAAAATATGGTTTATCTGTAGGATATCTTAACAATCAGGGTATTGTAGAAAACACTGAATCTAAACGTTATAGTACACGTTTAAATGCATCATTGCGTTTAACAGAAACGCTTTATGTAGATGCAAACATGTCTTTCATTAACAACCTTCAGGAACAAAGAGATCAGGGATTTGCTTACAAAACCAGCCCGATCTATTTAGGTCTGACAAAATCACCATTCTTGTCTCCAAATGCTATAGATGATAACGGAAATGTTTCTCCAAATCTGGCAGATACAGATGATTTTAACGTAAGTAATCCAAGAGCAATCATTAATGACGGAATTGGAACCAACAAAAACTACCGTTTCTTTGGTAACCTTAATTTTAAATACAACATCAGTAATGCATTCAATATAAATGCCCTTTTTGGACTTACCTATAATAAAGAGCGCGAATCTTTCTTTATTCCGGATAAAGGAGTTGCTGATATTATTCTTCCTACAGCAATAGCAAAAAACCGTTCAGGCAGCGAAGTGCAAATTTACAATAGCATTTTTACCGATATTTATGCTAATTACCTGAAGAGATTTAAAGAAAACCATAAAGTAGATGTTCGTTTTGGTTTTAGAACTCAAAGCAATCATTCTGAAAGTGATTTAGGTTTAGGATACAACTCTGCTACAGATGATTTTACGAGTGTAGGGGCTGGATCTAACTTATTACGCCAGGTTGGTGGAGCTTTGGGAGAGTGGAATTGGCTAAACATCTATGCTAGTGCTAATTATAATTATCTTGATAAATATTTCCTGACTACAAGTTACGCCGTGGATGGTTCAAGCCGTTTTGGAGACAAAGCAAACGGAAAAAATAAGCTCTCCCTTATGACAGCTATAACAGGAGCATGGTTGGTTTCTGCCGAAAATTTTATGAAAAATTCAAAAACTATTGATTATTTAAAGTTAAGAGGAACCATTAGCGAAAGCGGAAATGACGATATAGGAAACTTTACAGCTCAAAAATATTATGTCTCTCAAAATTTATTGGGAGTACAAGGCCTAGTAAGTGGAAACATTGGAAATCCAAACCTGCAATGGGAAACGGTTAAAAAATTTAATGTTGGTGCTGACTTGGGTTTGTTTAACGAACGCATCAATCTTTCTATGGACTTTTACAGAAAGAAAACAGACAATATGATTGTTTATGAATCTGTTAGTGGCTTAAGCGGATTTGATTATGTTGTATCTAATAGTGGTCAAATGAAAACTTTGGGTGCAGAGATGTCTTTAAATTCCCGTGTTATTAGTTCTCCAGATTTCACTTTTGATTTTGGTTTAAATTTAGCTACTTATAAAAATGAAGTCCAAAGTCTTCCAAACGGGGATATACTTACGCAATTTGGCGGTGCTACCTACATTACATCTGTAGGTCATGATGCCAACTTGTTCTATGGTTTAAAAACAAATGGTGTTTATTCAACTACTACAGAAGCTCAGGCAGACGGATTATCAAGACGCTTAACTAATGGTGAACTTGTTCCTTTTGCAGGCGGTGATGTGCGCTTTACAGATACTAATGGTGATAAGGTTATTGATGATAAAGACCGTATGAACATTGGTAATCCAAACCCGGATTTAACAGGAAGCATTACAACTAATTTTACCTACAAACGTTTCAGTCTTCAGGGGTTGTTTGCTTTTTCTATAGGTAACGATATTTATAATGGCTTACGTTACAATTTGGAAAAAATGAGTGGTTACGAAAATCAAAGCGTTGCTGTAGCTAACCGCTGGAGAGCCGAAGGTCAACAAACTGATATGCCAAAAGCAACATGGGGAGATCCAATGGGTAATGCCGATTTTTCTGATAGATGGATTGAAGATGGTTCTTATTTAAGACTGAAAACTTTAGTAGTAGGATACGATTTTAATGTTGAAAAAATGAACTACATCAAGGCTATAAAAATTTACGCTACAGCAAATAACCTCTTTACCCTGACAGATTATCTTGGATATGACCCTGAATTTAGCCCTACCTCATCAATATTTGGACAGGGAGCAGATACAGGATTAGCACCTCAGTTTAAAAGCTTTCAGTTAGGATTGCGTTTAGGCCTTTAA